TGATGCCGCCGACGGACGGAGGGCTGGAGTGAAGAGGAAGCAGCCAGCAGAACACCGAAcctgaggagagaaaacaatcaacacaTAAACTAacgccaaaattcaaaaaggccgacttcctgttgagttgtggccatggttacggtcgacttgtttgtttgtcctgGTCTAGAAcgtcttcccaccaagtttcgggaaattcggcgGAACTCAACGTACGGCGTAGTCATAGGGCACTTCgtgtttcgtggcgaatggtcgaaattcgccaaaacGCAGAGGGTTGCCGTGGCAACGGCgttttgaatccacaaaacctttcAACAACTTTTCACCGTTAATGTGtctagtttttttaaatgtctgcacGACTAACGTGCTCGGACGCGTTCGCTCAttttacgtagggtgcaaattgccaaaatggacgccaacatccaacttcctgttgagttgagggcATGGTTatggtcgacttttttgttcgtctcgGTCtctaacatcttcccaccaattatcgggaaattcggtggaactcaattttgtctccgttttcaccttagggggcgctacaAAGCCCTAGCACAACGCACAGGTCCGaaaactatgccaatatcgcattttggccagacctgacctccacgCCAAGTTTCAAGGGTTTTTGTGCACGTTAACCGCTTCAAAAATGACCGAAAAGACACGGATCGAATAAGACATTtctaataaatataataaatgaacatacgtaaaaaaaaagaaagaaaaacaaaccacaccTCTTCCAAAGACCTCCCGCAGCAGAGCGAGCTTGGGTTTGCGAGTGTGCGACGGTTGGTGAGGCAgctgtgatgaagaggaggaggaggaggaggaggaagatgctCCTCTGTCTTTGATCATCAGTCTGTTCCTCATCTGCTCGATGGGCGTCTCGTCTGTGATGATGGACACCAGCTGTCACCGTGAGACACCGGGACAGAACGAGCGTCAGTGAACACAAcacggggtgtgtgtgtgtacagtgtgtgtgtgtgtgtgtgtgtacactgtgtgtgtgtgtgtgtacctgatcATAGAAAATAACcataacaaaaacaccaaacagcACTGACTCCACCAGCAGGATGATGTAATGAGcactgaggaggaaaaataacacaaacagaatAATTACGATTTGTGTGcgcgtgtacacacacacacacacacacacacacacacacacacagagacacagagacacacacactcacacgatCAGGTGTTTACTCGGCGTCTCGTCTCCGTCTTTCTCTGCGTCGCCTTCTCTCTCGTTCCTGATCCTCCAAACCCACGCCGACACCACCAACACCATCGAGTACAGACTGGCCAGACCTGCACACACGGGGTCATGGGGTCACGGGGTCACAGGGTCACGGCCAGGTGTAAAGGTGAATACACATTAATATATGAGAACACTGTGAGTCCACTCACCCGTATAAAAGAGAAACTGGATAAAATACTTCTGGTTTAACTCCCCGACACAGTTATTGatcctaaaaaaacaacaacaacaacaacaacaacaacaacgtcaaaTTAAGATGAAACAATAACTGTGAATGCCGCAGTAAAGATGAAGCGCATTGATGACGTTTCCTCACCACGGACAGTGATGGTCCATGCGGCGTATGCATCTCTGACAGACGCGACAGTGGTGCGCTCTGGGAGGTCTGTAGGTTTCACAGCGACTGCACACGGTCCAGCCCTCACAACCCtacacataaacaacaacaacaacaacaacaacaacaacaacaacatgagtaTTTTATTCACCTTTAACAATGAGCTCCTTCCCTTTTcaggcaggaaactgaagtttgtaaagcactcactctctcacaccaaaccccatagagaaaatcaatgattttaacgtcacaacacacaggagttgttcctccactgctgcctccatcgctaagttcaaatgtctcattttgtaaaattcggcattagaaatcctttgtttagatttaaatcagtgacacaaagtggccacacgaggcagcagtagatcagcagctcctgtgtctacccccagctaaaatcactggttttctctatggggtttggtgtgggagagtgagtctgaacaagacgtgaacatgtgctTAAAAATATCATagtctttttaaaaaggttgtttttaaagcagtgATGCGTTCACAGACTCTCCGAGCTTCCTGTACTCGGCACACACGTCTTTCCTGTCATAATAACAGACCGTGGAGCAGACGCACAGGTTCAGCTGTTAAACACACGTGTGTCAATAAAACAAGTGAGAATTAAAGGGCAGCCACAGACTCACTCTCTGTTATTAGCTGTGTTTAAATTTCCAAagtgtggggggggaaaaaaacacttttaacttttaaatctccgttaaaacattttgaaattagACAAAGTGAGAAGTGACTCACTCGCTCATTCATGCGAGACGACTGCGAGCGAAGGTCTGAGAAGTCTATCGCCGTGTCGGGAAGAGGCACCATACCTGCACGACAACACAGGGATTACAGAGAGGGATTATTCAGCTACTTCTGCATCGTGTAAACAGCAAAGTAAATGtatacatgaatgaatgaatgaatgaataaataaacatacagacCAGGGTCTGAGAAGACAGCTTTGGAGTGACaggcgagcagcagcagcagaatcaggTTAAAGACTGATCCGTGAAGAGAACACCACACactgtcacaaacaaacacatttaatacaCAAAACAGCAAGATTAGGACTTCTTTATATTAGTAAAGTCATTATTTCTTCTGTTGGGCGACATGTAAAAACTGtaactcttgtttttttttgttataaaacaCTAAGAAAAGGTTCAAGAGTGAGGTCTTCAcactgttttaaaagaaaaactactTTAAATTCACTGGAACAGCCCAAAAGACTCAGTTgacgtgtatgtatatatatatatatatacacacacgtatatatattaTTCTGGTATCATTCTGGTGTGTCTTTGGTGTCAAATCATTCACTGTTagactgttttcaaatgttttggaTGTATGCCGAATGAAAGAGCACGTCGATGTGTATCATATACTGTGGTGATGCAGATTATAGACGACAGAATATTCGGTTGACGAgcgaaataataataaaacaacacaattctGAGCGAGGTTCAGCCCGAAAGACTCTCGACGCCGCGTCAGCTCGTAAATAAACCAAAAGCCACACGTTTGTGTGAGGTCACGTCACTTCAAACACccgtgtaaataataaaaaacaaacacacgtcacAGTCACTAAAACACGGTTTGGTGTGGATTTCGCAGAGAAAATGAACAtcgtgaggaagaggaggaggaggctgccgCTGTCAAATGAATGGACGGGAAGAGCGCGGACGCGAACAGGCGCCATGTCCTCggcttttaaagcttttaaacgacacaaacacacaaagtacGCACCTGCCGGAGAACGTGGGGATGAGGACATACTGAACGACCACGTAATCTGCGTAAAACACGCTGAAATACGTTAAAATCAGACAGATTATGCCGCAGGGATCTCGCCGACAGCGTAGAGACGCCATCTTCTGCCGGGCTCCGCCCCCTGTCCTCCCACTTCCGCGTGACGTCAAATATAAACCTGACGGTGCGTTCAAGTACCACAAGAAAAGAACGGATTTGTTTCCGtcaaagtataaataaataaataatttatatgACAGATCATCcggggtttatttatttttttaaagttagttCTTTGACGTGattgtcattttatttgagACACGGAGGTTGACTGATGACCGTCCTTTATAtggaatagaaaataaatacaacagaatAGGagatttaaaatacaataaaaaacaaaaaaattaaagttaagtttaaaaataaataaataaatgaataaatccttTCTTTTTGCCAATGGTAACACTAGTTTTTAGAgatgtttatattttgttttccttcaattATAAggtaatttatatatatatatatatatatatatttacacatataaaatgtaattattattatgtaataataattgttgttgtaaatgtacAAATTTACAAGCTGACACAAGAGAACCATGAACCTTGTTTTTtgtgacataaagaaaacagtaggtggcagtaacaATCCTACAGTGTAAAACTCACTCATTGACACCTGGTGCCAATTTACATgacactaaaaaaataaatgtttgtgttgtattgtatcagttttaattgtttgtttcaaAGTTAAGTGCCTTGTCAATCtaattattatcgttattattgttatt
The nucleotide sequence above comes from Solea senegalensis isolate Sse05_10M linkage group LG3, IFAPA_SoseM_1, whole genome shotgun sequence. Encoded proteins:
- the zgc:77880 gene encoding zf-DHHC domain-containing protein, producing the protein MASLRCRRDPCGIICLILTYFSVFYADYVVVQYVLIPTFSGSVWCSLHGSVFNLILLLLLACHSKAVFSDPGMVPLPDTAIDFSDLRSQSSRMNERGCEGWTVCSRCETYRPPRAHHCRVCQRCIRRMDHHCPWINNCVGELNQKYFIQFLFYTGLASLYSMVLVVSAWVWRIRNEREGDAEKDGDETPSKHLIVAHYIILLVESVLFGVFVMVIFYDQLVSIITDETPIEQMRNRLMIKDRGASSSSSSSSSSSQLPHQPSHTRKPKLALLREVFGRGSVFCWLLPLHSSPPSVGGITYSALPDYDV